GTGACAGCGGGCCGGATCCGACCCGCCGCGACCAACTCGCCCGAACGGGTCAGGCAGGTGCGGCCATCGTCGAGCCAGCCCCAGTAGGGCAGCTCCTCGGCCAGCGAGCCCGCCGCCTCGTAGGCCCGGCGTTCCTCCGCGACTCTCACTTCGAGTCCGTCCGGATGCGGAGATGCCACGGCTCGTCCGCCCACTTGCCCGGATCGATCCGCGCCGGATAACGGGCGGCGGTCCTCAGCACGGCCAGCATGGCCGGGTCCCGCCGGCCCGCGAGCCAGCCCGCGCCGTAGCAACCCGCGAACACCAAGCCGCCCGCCACCAGCGAGGCCGTCGCGTTCCATACCGCGACCGCGAGCGTCGCGCCCAGCAGGAACAGCCGCCGCTCCACGCCCAGCACCGTCAGCGGACGGTTCAGCGCCGCGTATCCGGCCCAGCGCCTGAGGCCCCGCATCAGAACAGCCAGCCGAGGAAGTTCACCGCGCCCACGGCCATCCCGATCCCGAAGATGATCCCGGCCAGCGTGCGCTTGCTCCCGCCCTCGCCGAACGCGAACATCAGCCCGCCCACCACGATCGCGATCAGCGACAGCCCGCGCGCGATCGGTCCCGTGAACTGCGTCTGTAGCTCGTTCACCGCGTCCACCCACGGACTCGTGCCCTGCGCGTTGAGCGCACCGGGCGTCAGCATCAGCAGCAAGGCCCACGCGGTCGTCCGCATCG
The genomic region above belongs to Gammaproteobacteria bacterium and contains:
- a CDS encoding VirB3 family type IV secretion system protein; the protein is MRGLRRWAGYAALNRPLTVLGVERRLFLLGATLAVAVWNATASLVAGGLVFAGCYGAGWLAGRRDPAMLAVLRTAARYPARIDPGKWADEPWHLRIRTDSK
- a CDS encoding TrbC/VirB2 family protein; its protein translation is MMRTLLTTMRTTAWALLLMLTPGALNAQGTSPWVDAVNELQTQFTGPIARGLSLIAIVVGGLMFAFGEGGSKRTLAGIIFGIGMAVGAVNFLGWLF